A window of Panthera leo isolate Ple1 chromosome D2, P.leo_Ple1_pat1.1, whole genome shotgun sequence contains these coding sequences:
- the FOXI2 gene encoding forkhead box protein I2: MGSNVAGAEFPGDGAHPLCPNLDHRTGTFASPSAGKKWNSSPGGLRSFPNTPPYGAWRPGEPGELGGGRGPAGRTGERRAAKLDGAPMSFGAELPGQARERPDMASYRDGSGACPVPHSQAGATAHPVAYARADLGAGAGAQCPWLNAPALSPAPYTAGPRPAPAYAAPGPLLGAPGGLAGADLAWLSLSGQQELLRLVRPPYSYSALIAMAIQSAPLRKLTLSQIYQYVAGNFPFYKRSKAGWQNSIRHNLSLNDCFKKVPREEDDPGKGNYWTLDPNCEKMFDNGNFRRKRKRRGEVSAAAASGAGSPGGATAPELEALSAASPDLQAPPSPPAPEAATCLSGFASAMGALAGGLGTFPAGLAGDFSVGRPTTVAAHGPRAPGPAPGFGAGRQTPAFRVDPFVYRREGTEV; encoded by the exons ATGGGCTCTAACGTGGCAGGTGCCGAATTTCCTGGCGACGGGGCCCACCCACTATGCCCGAACCTTGATCACCGGACGGGAACGTTCGCTTCTCCAAGCGCCGGCAAGAAGTGGAACTCGAGTCCCGGAGGCCTCCGCTCTTTCCCAAACACCCCGCCCTATGGGGCCTGGCGCCCCGGGGAGCCCGGAGAGCTG GGCGGAGGGCGGGGCCCCGCGGGCCGCACCGGGGAGCGGCGGGCAGCCAAGCTGGATGGGGCGCCCATGAGCTTCGGCGCCGAGCTTCCCGGCCAGGCCCGGGAACGGCCGGACATGGCCTCGTACCGCGACGGCTCGGGTGCGTGTCCCGTCCCGCACAGCCAGGCCGGGGCCACCGCGCACCCCGTGGCCTACGCGCGCGCCGATctgggcgcgggggcgggggcccaGTGCCCGTGGCTGAACGCACCGGCTCTCAGCCCCGCGCCCTACACCGCCGGCCCCCGGCCCGCGCCCGCCTACGCGGCCCCCGGCCCGCTCCTCGGCGCCCCGGGCGGCCTGGCGGGCGCAGACCTCGCGTGGCTGAGCCTCTCGGGCCAGCAGGAGCTGCTGAGGCTGGTGCGGCCGCCCTACTCGTACTCGGCGCTCATCGCCATGGCCATCCAGAGCGCGCCGCTGCGGAAGCTGACGCTCAGCCAGATCTACCAGTACGTGGCCGGCAACTTCCCCTTCTACAAGCGCAGCAAGGCAGGCTGGCAGAACTCCATCCGCCACAACCTGTCGCTCAACGACTGCTTCAAGAAGGTGCCCCGCGAGGAGGACGacccag GTAAGGGCAATTACTGGACCCTGGACCCAAACTGCGAGAAGATGTTCGACAACGGCAACTTCCGacggaagaggaagaggagaggagaggtgagCGCCGCCGCAGCCTCGGGAGCCGGGAGCCCCGGCGGAGCCACGGCGCCGGAGCTGGAGGCCCTGAGCGCCGCCTCCCCGGACCTGCAGGCCCCGCCGTCCCCGCCCGCGCCCGAGGCGGCCACCTGCCTGTCCGGTTTCGCCTCGGCCATGGGCGCCCTGGCTGGCGGCCTCGGTACCTTCCCCGCGGGCCTGGCGGGGGACTTCTCAGTCGGGAGACCGACGACGGTCGCCGCCCACGGGCCCCGGGCCCCAGGCCCCGCACCCGGCTTCGGTGCCGGCCGTCAGACCCCCGCCTTCCGCGTGGACCCCTTCGTCTACCGTCGGGAGGGGACCGAAGTGTGA